Proteins co-encoded in one Eremothecium sinecaudum strain ATCC 58844 chromosome VI, complete sequence genomic window:
- the KEI1 gene encoding Kei1p (Syntenic homolog of Ashbya gossypii AER256C; Syntenic homolog of Saccharomyces cerevisiae YDR367W (KEI1); 1-intron in Ashbya gossypii): MVFLPQSFFGFPLYIGVELSLGIAIFNKFCGFYGILALFTGHPLRITQWFFYVWSCVVLLVYLKGISQIYKPTLPTTCLVLMSYSADTILSCIFTIYFTNYWFSKEGSAAVADVETANQPSSASQSYEYNGTLVFTLFTLAARFYSNFLIAAFVQRMMKQDRFIPDDNDIDLNLKSKPVLHRAYLKLQRSCYHFCRYYLLPA; this comes from the exons ATGGTGTTTTTGCCTCAG TCCTTTTTCGGGTTCCCACTTTACATTGGTGTAGAACTGTCGCTCGGAATAGCGATATTTAACAAGTTCTGTGGCTTTTACGGCATCTTAGCACTATTCACTGGCCACCCTCTTCGGATAACTCAGTGGTTCTTCTATGTATGGTCATGTGTGGTACTACTGGTATACTTAAAGGGAATTTCGCAGATCTATAAGCCCACACTGCCAACGACCTGCTTAGTTCTGATGAGTTACAGCGCTGACACCATCTTGTCGTGCATTTTTACGATCTATTTCACCAATTATTGGTTCTCTAAAGAAGGATCAGCCGCCGTCGCAGACGTAGAAACGGCAAACCAGCCAAGCAGTGCCAGCCAGAGCTACGAATACAACGGCACCCTGGTATTCACGCTCTTTACGCTTGCAGCAAGGTTTTATTCTAATTTTCTTATAGCTGCGTTCGTTCAGAGGATGATGAAACAAGACCGCTTCATACCAGACGACAACGACATTGACCTCAATCTCAAAAGCAAGCCAGTATTACACAGAGCTTACCTGAAGCTCCAAAGATCGTGTTATCACTTCTGTAGATATTACTTACTGCCTGCCTAG
- the RIO1 gene encoding protein kinase RIO1 (Syntenic homolog of Ashbya gossypii AER257W; Syntenic homolog of Saccharomyces cerevisiae YOR119C (RIO1)), translating into MGIEDDFSHLRLRDHKEHENSRILDKFADQIKTDELKLTKGKTSKDKANRATVENVLDPRTMRFLRKLINRGVISEFNGCLSTGKEANVYHAFAGDAKEHLASNEGADHAEDTEDAEVEVKKKEYAIKIYKTSILVFKDRERYVDGEFRFRNARSQHNPRKMIKVWAEKEFRNLKRIYQSEVLPCPKPIEIKSNVLVMEFLGRGDGFASPKLRDYPYKDRDEIYHYYHLMLSYIRLLYQECQLVHADLSEYNTIVHEGKLYMIDVSQSVQPEHPMSLDFLRMDIKNVNGYFSKMGIDICPERAIFQFVISESLDKFEGDYRSYKDLQAYVKKNLPLKLTNDDEVEDEVFRSLHLVRNLDGLEERDFERFTTGKFDLLKSLIAEDNKKVASSFTATEQYDLTESDSEDSDDSDESDNDSSDSNDDSDSDGEDSESDEYSDERHKELKGKKHEDKDAKKLRKQETKEAKRERRKTKVKKHLKKKLVKKTKSKK; encoded by the coding sequence ATGGGCATAGAAGATGATTTCAGTCACTTAAGACTGCGGGATCACAAGGAGCATGAAAATTCCCGTATTCTGGACAAATTTGCGGACCAAATTAAGACAGATGAGCTGAAGCTAACGAAAGGCAAAACCAGCAAGGACAAAGCTAATAGAGCGACGGTTGAGAATGTTTTGGATCCTAGGACCATGAGGTTCCTGCGTAAGCTGATTAATCGTGGGGTTATAAGCGAATTTAATGGTTGTTTGAGTACCGGTAAGGAAGCCAATGTATACCACGCGTTTGCTGGGGATGCCAAGGAGCACTTGGCATCAAATGAGGGTGCTGACCATGCTGAAGATACTGAGGATGCCGAAGTAGAGGTCAAGAAGAAGGAGTATGCTATTAAGATTTACAAAACTTCGATTTTGGTGTTCAAGGATCGTGAAAGGTACGTTGATGGGGAATTTAGGTTCAGAAATGCTCGCTCACAGCACAATCCTAGAAAGATGATTAAAGTCTGGGCAGAGAAGGAGTTTAGAAACCTTAAGAGGATCTATCAATCAGAAGTGCTTCCATGCCCAAAGCCTATTGAGATCAAGTCCAATGTGCTGGTGATGGAGTTTCTAGGCAGGGGTGATGGATTTGCGTCGCCTAAGCTGAGAGATTATCCATATAAGGACCGTGATGAGATATATCATTACTATCATTTGATGCTAAGTTATATAAGATTACTTTACCAGGAGTGCCAATTAGTGCATGCGGACTTGAGTGAGTACAATACCATAGTACACGAGGGGAAATTGTATATGATCGATGTGTCACAGTCGGTGCAACCAGAACATCCAATGTCGTTGGACTTCCTGAGAATGGACATAAAGAACGTCAATGGGTACTTTTCGAAGATGGGAATAGACATCTGCCCTGAGCGTGCTATTTTCCAGTTTGTCATATCAGAGTCGCTGGACAAGTTTGAGGGCGATTACCGGTCATACAAGGACTTGCAGGCGTATGTTAAGAAAAACCTTCCTCTGAAATTAAcaaatgatgatgaagttgaagaCGAGGTGTTTAGATCGCTACATTTAGTGAGAAACCTAGACGGTCTAGAGGAACGTGATTTTGAAAGGTTTACTACCGGAAAATTCGACCTACTAAAGTCGCTAATTGCTGAGGATAACAAAAAGGTCGCCAGCTCCTTCACAGCTACTGAACAGTATGATCTCACTGAGTCCGACTCTGAAGATTCAGACGATTCAGATGAATCTGATAATGATTCTAGTGATTCAAATGATGACAGTGATAGTGATGGGGAGGACTCCGAAAGTGATGAGTACTCAGATGAGAGGCATAAAGAATTGAAGGGGAAGAAGCATGAGGATAAAGATGCGAAGAAGCTTCGTAAGCAGGAAACTAAGGAAGCTAAGCGAGAGAGGAGGAAAACAAAGGTGAAGAAACATCTTAAGAAGAAATTGGTTAAAAAAACCAAGTCTAAGAAATGA